Proteins from a genomic interval of Streptomyces sp. Tu6071:
- a CDS encoding DUF4235 domain-containing protein, with amino-acid sequence MKVDKVAYKPVGLALGMGAGMVAGALFRQAWKRLGHEGEAPGAGDEDRRWGEILVAAALQGAIFSTVRAAVERGGATAAKRLTGKWPD; translated from the coding sequence GTGAAGGTGGACAAGGTCGCGTACAAGCCGGTGGGGCTGGCGCTGGGCATGGGCGCGGGGATGGTGGCCGGTGCGCTCTTCCGGCAGGCGTGGAAGAGGCTCGGGCACGAGGGCGAGGCTCCGGGGGCCGGTGACGAGGACCGGCGCTGGGGCGAGATCCTGGTGGCCGCTGCCCTCCAGGGCGCCATCTTCTCGACGGTGCGGGCCGCGGTGGAGCGGGGTGGGGCGACGGCGGCGAAGCGGCTGACGGGGAAGTGGCCCGACTGA